A segment of the Acidobacteriota bacterium genome:
CAGGCTCGAGGCGTTGACCCGGTGATCGCCGCGGTCACTGGCGGCGAGGACTACGAGCTGCTGTTCGCCATCCCGAAGAAGGGTGGCAGGCTGCGAAATGTCCGGCGGCACGTGGCGAACCCGGCGATGACCCGGATTGGTGTGTGGCTGAAGGACCCGGGCGAGTTGGTGATTGACCGGGGCGGCCGCGACGAGCCGCTGCCCCGTGGATACGAACACTTCGCCGAGCGGAGCGAGGCAAAGACGACGCTGGCCGAGCGGAGCGGGGCAAAGACAACGCTTTGAGAATAGCTGAGTCCAACTGGCGGAAGGCGATCGTGACGTTAGGTGTCGCGGCGGGATTCGTGTCTCTGTACCAAACCACCGCGCCCGATTCCCGGACCGCCGCCAGCGAGACCTCGATCGTCGAAACCACGGTGCTGCCACAGGCCGGCTCGCGGATGGAGTTCACGGCCACGGCGTACTGTAAGGGCCAGACGACCGCCTCGGGCGTGGGCGTGAGAACCGGCGTAGCGGCGGCCGACCCGGCGCTGTTGCCGGTCGGGAGCGTCGTGAGGCTCGAAACGCCGAATCCCCGGTACAGCGGCGTCTGGACGGTGATGGATACCGGTCCGGCGGTCCGCGGACGTACGGTCGATCTCTATCTGTGGAGTTGCAAGGAGGCGCTGGTCTTCGGCCGGCGTCCGGTCAGGCTGACCGTACTGCGCCTCGGGTGGAACCCGCAGAATAGCATTCCAGGTATGGTGGATACGCTGTTCCGGAAACGCGAGGCCGAGTCGAAGCGCCCGGTGGCGCCGGCCGAGGCCCCGGCTCCGGCCGCTCCGGCCCCCACGATCCCCTCCCCAGAAGGCACTCGGCAAGACTGAAGCGGCGGCCTGGCACCCTGGCACCCTGGCACCCGCGTCGGGCATCTGACCGACCTATTTACAATCTCTGACGCTCCACGCGCGCGGGAGGCTGATATTATCTCGCCCCATGCATGCCTTGTATGTGTTGCTCCCCGCGTTGTGCATTTTTGCCATCGCGTATCGCTACTACAGCGCGTTTCTGGCCACCAAGATCTGGATGCTGGACGACGCCCGCAAGACTCCAGCCCATACCAAGTTCGATGGCGCGAACTATTACCCCACTACCAAGTGGGTGATGTTTGGCCATCACTTCGCCGCCATCACCGGGGCGGGACCGCTCGTCGGCCCCATGCTGGCCGCGCAGTTCGGCTATGCCCCCGGCTTCATCTGGCTGGTGGCCGGGTGCTGTATTGCCGGCGCGGTGCACGATTCGATGATCCTGTGGGCGTCAACCCGCCGCGGCGGCAAGTCGCTGCCCGACATCATCAAGCAGGAGATCAGCCCGACCATCGGCCTGGTCTCCGCGGTCACGATCATCTTCATTCTGATCGTGGCGCTCGCCGGACTGGGCGTCGCGTTCGTGAACGCCCTCGCCGACAGCGTGTGGGGCACGTTCACGGTGGCCATGACCATCCCGCTCGGCATGTTCATGGGCTTCTGGATGTATGTGTGGCGCAAGGGCAGGATCCAGGAAGCCACCATCCTTGGCGTGATTGGCCTGCTGGTCGCGTTGTGGGCCGGCGAACCCATTAGCCGGTCCGATTCGTGGTTCGCGAGCCTGTTCCACCTGTCGCGCACCGAGATCGTGGTCGCCCTGGGCGTCTACGGCTTCGCCGCGTCGATGCTGCCGGTGTGGCTGCTGCTCTCACCCCGCGGCTACCTCAGCTCGTTCACCAAGATCGGCACCATCTTCCTGCTGGCCATCGGCGTGATCATCGTCAATCCCGAATTGAAGATGCCGGCGCTCAGCGAGTTCGCGGGTGGCGGCGGCCCCATCATCCCGGGTCCGCTGTTCCCGTTCTGCTTCATCACCATTGCGTGCGGCGCCATCTCGGGCTTCCACTCGCTGATTAGCTCCGGCACCACGCCGAAGATGATCGACAAGGAAACCGACATTCGTCCGGTCGGCTACGGGGCCATGTTGATTGAAGGCGTGGTCGGCGTCATGGCGCTGATCGCTGCCGCGTCGATGGCTCCTGGCGACTACTTCGCCATCAACACCTCGCCCGAGGTCTACTCCAACCTGATCTTCCAGGGCCAGCAACTCTCGCCGGTGCACGTGCCCGCGGTGGAAGCCGCCGTGAACGAGACCATCGTCGGCCGCACCGGCGGCGCCGTCTCGCTGGCCGTCGGCATGGCGCTGATCTTCTCGTCGCTCCCCGGCATGGGCGCGATGATCGCCTACTGGTATCACTTCGCGATCATGTTCGAGGCGCTGTTCATCCTGACCACGATCGACTCGGGCACGCGCGTCGGCCGGTTCCTGCTGCAGGAGTTGATGGGGCGGGTGTACAAGCCGATGGCGAATCCCAACAACCTGGCCGCCGGGGCGGTCGCCACGCTGCTCATGGTCTTGTCATGGGGCTATTTCATCTACACCGGGCAGATCAATACGATCTGGCCCATGTTCGCCGTCGGCAACCAATTGCTGGGGGCCGTGGCGCTGGCAGTCGCGACCAGCATTATGGTCAACACCGGACGGCAAAAGTACCTGTGGGTGACGCTGGTGCCGCTGTCGTTCTTGTCGGTGAACACCATGTATGGCGGCTTCCTGAACGTCCGCGACAACTACTATCCGCTGGCGGTCGGCGCCAACGTGGACCGGAACATCGAAGGGTGGATTCTCACCATCTGCACCGTGGTGATGATGGGGTTGGCGGTCGTGATCCTCGGCGCCGCTGCCCAGAAGTGGGCCTCGGTGCTGAACGGCGGTCCCGTGCCGGCGACGGCCGAGGTCAACGGCTAACCCAGCCAAAACCTGCTATTCTGGCGATGCCTGCTCTCCCAGCAGGCATCGCGTCCTCCCCCAGGGCGAGCCCGTATCGGCGGGCACCGGTGAACTTGCGCTCCGTTAACGAACCAATTCGGGATTGAGACCGCTATGCGAATGTCCGTCGGCCGTGTGACTGTCATGTTCTGCCTGGGAGCCGTGGCCCTGCTGGGGTCGGCGGCCAGTGCTGCGGCGCAGTACCGTCCGCCCGCCACCGGGTCGGTTGGCGAGGAGTACCGCATCGAGGCCTCGTACGGCTGGTGGGACGCGTCGCCGTCGCTGATCGTCAACTCGGAGTCGCTGGACCTGCTGGGCACCGACGTTGACCTGATCCAGGACCTCGGCATCGAACAAAAACGGCTGGGCAAGTTCAACGTGGTGCTGCGCCCGGGCAAGAAACACCGCCTGCGGTTCGAGCGCCTGCCGATTCACTACGAAGCCGACGCCGTCGTCCAGCGTTCGTTCGTGTTCAACGGCCAGACCTTCAACGTGGGCTTGCCGGTGCAGACCATCGCCAAATTCGACACCTATCGTTTCGGTTACGAGTACGACTTCATCTACCGGTCGAAGGGATTCATCGGCGCGCTGCTGGAGCTGAAGTACAACACCGTGGACATCGAATTGAACAGCCCGATCGGCTCAGAGTTCACCAGGGCCACCGCCCCCATTCCCACGGTCGGCATGATCGCGCGCGGGTATCCGACCCCGAAGCTGGCCATCACTGGCGAATTCTCGCTGTTTCGCACGCCCGAGAGCCTGGCCACCCAGCTGGACGGCCGCGGCACGTACACCGATTACGACTTCAACGCCACCTACAACTTCAACCGCTACGTCGGCGTGCAGGCGGGCTACCGGAAAGTGGACATCTTCTACGACGTCGAACTCGATAGCGGCACGTTGAAGTTCAGCGGGATCTACTTCGGCAGCGTGATCCGGTATTAAGAAAACAGGAGATAAAGAAATCAGGAGCTGTTTTTCTCCTGATCTTCTTGTCTCCTGTTGATCTCTCAGCCCGGTTTCCGGGCTAAGCACATCAGCGAGCTGCCGATCGGCATGTTGACGACGCGCAGGGCGAGCGCCTCGAGTGACACCAGCGCGGTCAGCGCGAGGTTGATCGGCGCCGCCGGCACGGTAATCTCACCTTCGCCGGCTGCCACCGCGCCGCCGGCGGCCGTCAGCCGGTGCCACATGCGCACCGGCAGCATGATGGGCAGCAGGCTGGCGTGGTCGAACGTGAGCCGGTCGATGCGGAAGCCGGCGCGCTCGACCACCATTCGCAGCCGCGACGGCGTGTAGCGGCGCACCTCCTCCGACAGCACCGAGTGGCGGCCGTGAAGGA
Coding sequences within it:
- a CDS encoding 3D domain-containing protein, which produces MTLGVAAGFVSLYQTTAPDSRTAASETSIVETTVLPQAGSRMEFTATAYCKGQTTASGVGVRTGVAAADPALLPVGSVVRLETPNPRYSGVWTVMDTGPAVRGRTVDLYLWSCKEALVFGRRPVRLTVLRLGWNPQNSIPGMVDTLFRKREAESKRPVAPAEAPAPAAPAPTIPSPEGTRQD
- a CDS encoding carbon starvation protein A produces the protein MHALYVLLPALCIFAIAYRYYSAFLATKIWMLDDARKTPAHTKFDGANYYPTTKWVMFGHHFAAITGAGPLVGPMLAAQFGYAPGFIWLVAGCCIAGAVHDSMILWASTRRGGKSLPDIIKQEISPTIGLVSAVTIIFILIVALAGLGVAFVNALADSVWGTFTVAMTIPLGMFMGFWMYVWRKGRIQEATILGVIGLLVALWAGEPISRSDSWFASLFHLSRTEIVVALGVYGFAASMLPVWLLLSPRGYLSSFTKIGTIFLLAIGVIIVNPELKMPALSEFAGGGGPIIPGPLFPFCFITIACGAISGFHSLISSGTTPKMIDKETDIRPVGYGAMLIEGVVGVMALIAAASMAPGDYFAINTSPEVYSNLIFQGQQLSPVHVPAVEAAVNETIVGRTGGAVSLAVGMALIFSSLPGMGAMIAYWYHFAIMFEALFILTTIDSGTRVGRFLLQELMGRVYKPMANPNNLAAGAVATLLMVLSWGYFIYTGQINTIWPMFAVGNQLLGAVALAVATSIMVNTGRQKYLWVTLVPLSFLSVNTMYGGFLNVRDNYYPLAVGANVDRNIEGWILTICTVVMMGLAVVILGAAAQKWASVLNGGPVPATAEVNG